The genomic window aagtttatcaataaattagatcatctttacaactattctgaaattcttctacactgtagaaagtatttttcttcatccacactttggttttagttttgaaaatatccattgaaaccaattgagcctgtacgggtaaagtgttgaataattttatgcctatgtattcatagctagattgggttttcttaagcctggttgtgggtatatcaatcatatttgtttgtcgagtattgtcttgatgaactgatttccttatagtgtagtggtttaagttttcttttatgtttaataggcaacaatatatgtaaagagatggaactgtgagaatttttaagtctctaaaatAAGGTCTACATGAGGTCTTGTTGTCAGTGATTCCGTAAAGACgtctaattgctttcttctgccaagtgaaaatttttttggctcctggaaagttaccccataaaagaatgccatattgtagatggcaatgaaagaaggcatagtatgactgaagcaataaatcttgtgtaacacatgtgtgtagtttgGCTAGTAGGTAGATAACTCGTGATGGCTTTCGACATACATAACCTGTATGTGTGTCccaagttaattttgagtcaatgtgtATTCCTAGTAGTTTGACAGATGATAAATCCATGTTACTGTTTGATAAACTGAAGATTATCttgacagtcttttcatggttcatagataagtcattagctttaaaccagatattagatattttgagacactcttcactttcctccttcagtatgtttatatcctttccagaattagctaatgttgtgtcatcagcacagaggatagatttacagggtaagttattcggaaagtcatttacaaaccatataaatagtagagggccaagcactgagccctgaggaacacctcgttATATACTTAAAGTTTGTGACTGTTGGTCATTATGCTTTactatttgttttctattgctgaggtatgattcaattagtgagagttccaagtgtttgattccatagcaacacagtttatctaataataatttgtggttaacTGAGTCGAAAGCCTTACTCAGGTCAATTagaatggcttcagcagataattctgactcaaatgcacttagtacaaaagagataaggttttcaactgctttgactgttgataagtttgacctgaatccatactgagaataatttaatatattattgtctgataggtgtatgcatatttgctgcagtatgcaatgttctattatttttgagagaataggcacaagtgaaattggtctataattattgatacaggacttgtcaccctttttgtataaTGGTATGACAACTGTTTTTTTGAGACATTCTGGAAAGTGTCCACTCGAGAGCATCCAGTTTATCAGTATGCAAAGAGGATATGTTATGAGATCTACaacttttttaattacatagtttgacaggccatacacatcttcagatctagagtatcctaatttagaggttgctttaattatatcagttacttgtacttctctccatttacaagctgacactatgtttgtaatgttttgttgaaaatttctgccagataaGGGATGAGAAATAGGTGTATGTGTTGAATTGGAATTCTGGTTGCTGTGGGTTGGAAGGCTAAGATTGGCAGAGTTGACAAAAAAGTGATTGAAATCATCAGCAGTGACGTTAGCAGCATTTGTGTTGTCTTTGTAGTTTATATCCATACCTagctctgcttttattactttccatgcagccttacatttattgtgtgattttttaatgaaatcaccatttgccttacacttggctattttaatttcagatctatattttcttttcaggtttttgtaagtTTCTTTGTCTACTGCTCCCTTTTTGACCTTATCGTGACAAGTAATTACCAATAGTCTCAGTTTTTGTAATTGGGGTGAAAACCACTTCTGTAAAGTTGAGCGGCTAGGTTTCCTAActttcttgtttttttgttttttaaccagtggacagcatgtgtggaagatttcagaaatgattttgaggaatgtgctgaaggCTTCATCAATATTTCTGGAGGAGTGCATAACAGTATTCCAGTCTATAGACTTAAGTTCTTCTCTATACTTGCTAATATTTGTATCTGTAGATAGTCTGACACACTGAGTTTGTTCCTCGTCTTCTTTTGGTTTTTTAGTAATTAGTTTCACCCATATACCTCTATGGTCTGACAGGTAATCGACATTAAATAAGCCTAGCTCAAAATcacatttgtatacatttgttaTTAGATTGTCAAGACAGGAGGAGTGCCTTGTAGGACTTTCGTtagcacaaaagagattataggatcctaacatgtttactaaattaacatttctggctgtcaattcctaatgtctatgtttagatccccaaagattaaaattttgtatttagtaTATTTTTGTATACTGATCACAAGTTTTTCTAAACGTTCTATAAATTGTTCTACATTACTTTCAGGAGTGTGATATAAAGACACAGTTATGAGCTGTATACTAGGTATAATAAAAGCAGCTGCTTCAAAAACACCTTTAATGCATAGGTCACTAACTTCAAGAACAGAAAACTTTAAGTCTAGATCATTGCTAATATATAGGCCTATGGATGAACCCCCATAGGATTCACTGGGTCTGCAGAAGTATGTAGCTAATCTGAAACCTGatggtacatacagttttatatcctcttcctttaaccaatgttcgtttatacataaaatcattcttttgttactttttaatAGTATACCAAGCTCATCAGCTTTATTTTTCAGAGACCTGACATTTAAGTGCAGAAATAAGATAGAGTTACTCTCACAGGaggggaggagtacagtattatggggcaatggagaacatttaattgttttttcagccctggaatctatgttaggtggcggttggacttccttgggataaaccataaaaaattttcatttctctttggtaattttttgggtctCTTTGAAACACGGTTGGAAGTTTGTTTCACTTTACTGTCTACAAGTTTTTTAGGAACatgttttcccaaatcatttggtatcacttcatcatgagacaaagatgatactttacttactgtgactggtctattcttttctgctactcttgaaggtgatggaggaggagctggtactgtttctgctgttggtgaagttggtttaggtgctgctggtggaggagttgtttctgctattactggtaaaggagttggttctgctactgctggtgtaggagatggtgctgctgctataggaactggttctactgctggaggagttgcttctgctgttgctgatggtgtttcttctgctattgctggtgaagtagtttgtgctgctactgctggtgaGGGAGATGGTGTTACTGCTGTAGGAGCTGGTTCTAATGCTGGAGGAGTTACTTCTGCTGTTACTGAACGTGGTTCTTCTGACGCTGCTGTTGATTCTACTTCTGTTAGTATTGCTTCTTTAGGtacttctgctgcattttctgttactgtatctgattctgcattagtcactcctagagatactttctgtgatgatgatacaggtaccactgatgatgttgttggtaagtattgcagtctctgaataatttccattagctttaatgtaacaagttgctttccaaggccatttaagtgcagcccgtgagtagtgtggaatctgcgtccaatggtattaatattaacaacagaaacatttctatattgCTTGCATATACTGGAAAAAAGTTCATTGGCGGCACTAATTTCCTTGTTTACACACGACCAGGACATCAAGTCGTACCTTTGTGGTATATTTACGAGGATAACGTTTGTATGACTTAGTTCAGATAAACACTTGTTTAATTCGCAGCAGGCTTTAGATGTATCATTTTGATAAATGTCATTAGATCCACCAAAGAGGACAACAAAATCTTTCGAAGacagcttttttatttcttcagaaaaaaactaATTTTCTTATTTCTGAGAGGGGCGCCCCAGGCTTTACAAAGCTCATCGATTTCACATTTGAAGATTTATTTATGCGTGAGACAATACCGCGGCTGTGGCTATCGcctaaaatgtaaaattttggaacatggtCGGGAGTTATAGACTGATGTTTTCTTTCGCACTCGCAACAGGTTAcaccactgtttgtgtttttcccgcACTTTCTACAAACATAAACAACAGAACTGTTATTAACAAAAGTTACAGTATCTTGAGGTAAAACGCTAAGCCTCTTTGCTTCTTTTTCATACTGTTCATGTTCGTGATGTTTTATAACTGAAAACTCTTCCAGTAGAGCACTGATAACTTCGTCTTTGGTGTTTCTCATATTAGGTTTTTGGCCTAAGTCGCCTTTGAAACAGCTATTGCAGAACCATAGTTTCCTTTTAGGACTGACATTAACACACGAATAATGAaaaaccgttttacaatttaagcacATTATACCTTTTACAACACGTTTCTTGCAATGGCATGTTGTATCAGAGTTCACCATTTCCCACGAATGAGTCGAAGTACTTGCTGGATGAGATGCCTGATTATAACATTTTCctgttacaagtttttttttttggcgtctACTTTTGCGATAATATAACATGGCATACATGTACTGTCATAATACACACAGAATTTGTTGCATATCGAACACTTTTCCTCGTTATTTTTTGACTTTTGTACGGAACTAACATACTCCCGATCTACACTAGGCGCCATCTTAGCTTCCTGTCAAGTGATAAGATATTTTTCAGAAGGAGAGTTCACAAGGTGAGTCAGTAGTGATTCTGACCTAGTGGTGTATGCTGTCACTGTGCTTTAATGGAAAACATCAACtatcaaaataaaagattaaagTAAGAAGTGGTGGCAATGTTTTGCAGCCATGAGTAAAAACTAGTAACCTAAGACTATTGTAGAAGCATATATTTATAGGAAAGAGAGTGGTAGAGTCATTACACTGTCATGCTTCCCTGATGATACCATTATGTCTGATGAACGCTTGTTGTCCAGGTCAACATATTGGGTTCCGTTACTTAAGAACTCTTCCAACTACTCGCATATCTGGGAATCCATTCCATATGCTTGGATCTTTGTTGAGTTTTGCAGTGAGGCACTGTGTCCAACACTTAATAAATATAGGaatatgtaatctgcctgttgcccttcaaccaTGGTTTGCATAATACGATGTGAGAAAACGGCAAGTTAAGTTTCATGTGAATGGTGCTGTATAAATTCATACTGACATAAACTTTTATGTTCCAAGGGAATTTATTACTTTTGAACATACCATAAGTTCATGAATTCTGCAGTGAACCaatgttgaggatattggtctgtaatttttttggACAGTTCTTTTATGCTTTTTATACACAGaaatcacctgcactttttccagtcgtTTCGTACTTTTCAccgggtgagagattcatgataaatgcaagaggCCAATGCTGAAGAGTAATCCCTATAAAACTAaaatgggattccatccagacttgGTGACTTATTTGTTCTCAAATCTTTCACTTGCTTGTCAACACCAGGGTTGCCTCTCTCTATTTTCTCCATACAGGAATCTGAGGGGTTATCAAATGGTGGTATGTCTGTAAGAGCTGTATGATCCTCCTACGTGAATGATTTTTTttagtacaaaattaaaaaaatcagcttTCTTTTTCTGCCATCTATTGCTGCACCACACTGTTCGAGAAGTGCCTGGATAGAAGCCTTTAACCTCCTCAGTGATTTTATGTAGGGCTAGAATTTTCTTGAGTTCTCATCAAGAGCTTTTGCTGAGGGGTGATGGTGGAAGTTCTTTCATGCTTCATGTATTGATCTTGTTGTAGATGCACAAATTTCTACAACTTTTTCCAGTCAATATTTCTGTGTTCTTTTTGTAACAAGAATGCAAGATTCTctttttcctcagcattttctgaatatcATTATTAAACTACTGTTGGTCTTTTTCAACCTTAATCTACTTGCTCCTTACACACTTCTTTAGAGTGTGATATAgattttaaactttgtccatagtCCATCTATGTCCATCATATTGGAGCTAAATGATATCATTGCCTAAGTATGATGCTAACAGCTACTAATAAGCCCTTCCCAGCATAAAAACTTTTTGGTGGATTTATTAACTCTAGTGACTGCCACTGTGTGTGGGTTGTTGAACTAGTTGCTCAataagttttcagaaaacatgttcagaagcgcatcacaagactgtctgtaccacctgcaatgaatccatagatgtcccagtctatactcaatGCATTggagtcacctccaactaatattgcattgtTGAGGTACTTCCACCCTATTGAGTGCACATTCTTTAAATGATTCTAAAACTGTTATGGCAGAATCAGGCGGCCAGTCAAAACATCCAATGATTAACTTGAGTTGAGGTGAGGTCAGTTACTCATATCCAGGTAACTTTGCAGTCAGACTAAATTTCAAccacagtagacacaatatttttgtcaattgcacTGAAAAGCCTCCTTCCCTACATTGAGTAACCTGTCTTTTcgaaatatattccatacctcattaaATATTTTGGGgctttctactttgggtttcatCCAGCTCTCAGTTCTGAGTATAATTTGAGCACAGCAGCTTTCTTGGATAGTCATAGTTCAATCACTGCAAAAAGTGAATGTGGTAAACGTTCACAATTAGGATTACCAGATAATGTGAAACAAAATATTGAGAGCTTTCATGTAAACCTACACTAATGTGGGCAGGAAATAGAATGAACCTTAAAAAACAGGACATGGAATAGAACTGTGCTAATCAGCTTTTGAATCCTTGCTGATTTTACTCTTGTGATCTCACTGTCAATGATTCTCTAAGAAATACATCTACCAAACATATCTTATCAAACTAAATACTGAAACAGCATGAATTAACGCCATTATGCATAGCTGTTACACAACTTTGTTAAAGTCCTTAACTTCATTGTGCCACAACCATGTGGCATTAATACACTTAGGTTCTTCTGTTGATTCTTCAGTTGAAACTGATATGCATTTTGGTCTACAGCAGAAAATCATGCTGGAACAATGCAAAAAGATATTATTTCAGGAGTCATAAGGTCCAAAAGGCATACAAAAGTTGAAACAAGAAAATAGTAACTGTGTGTAATAAGAAACAGGATTAATGACATGATTTTATTACTGTGAGTTATGAGAAAAATGACAGTTATTAATCAACAGTCAGAGTTTCTAATTTatattaaattatcattttttaatttcccCTAATTCATTCTTAGAACCTTTAACTATAAGTTTATATTTTTCTTCTCTGTTTGTAGACAGACTGGCTGTTTGAGCAATATACTGTGTTGCTAAATACAATGTGTTTATAACTTTATTGTTAATTGTTGCCTTTTCTTTCAGTGGTCTTAGTGCTTAATTCCCATTTCAGAAATGTAATTAATGAGCAAAATTTTGCAGCAAACATTTAAAATATTAAAGGTGAGGGACAAAGAAGAAATGAGTTAATTCATTCACATTTCTAATCTCAACAAGGAGAAAACTTATCTTACAACACAGATAATGTAATAAACATGTCTTACTGTTACAGAGATGCAGACATCCTTTGGAAATATCAATGcgagttagtgtgtgtgtgtgtgtgtgtgtgtgtgtgtgttgtgtgtgtgtgtgtgtgtgtattgtgtgtatgtAATTACAAATCTTTTATTAGAAGGACTATTTCACTTAAAACACCAATAAGATAAAATAATTGGTGCAGAAATCATTTAAAAGACAATTCCATTTCCCACTTTTGTTCTTATGAGGAAAATGAAACTGTCTTGGTAACAAATTTGGGAATATGACACCTGAGAttaaaaaactttcaaaaattgaTCCTGCAATTTTAACTCTAAAAT from Schistocerca nitens isolate TAMUIC-IGC-003100 chromosome 5, iqSchNite1.1, whole genome shotgun sequence includes these protein-coding regions:
- the LOC126260632 gene encoding calphotin-like, encoding MEIIQRLQYLPTTSSVVPVSSSQKVSLGVTNAESDTVTENAAEVPKEAILTEVESTAASEEPRSVTAEVTPPALEPAPTAVTPSPSPAVAAQTTSPAIAEETPSATAEATPPAVEPVPIAAAPSPTPAVAEPTPLPVIAETTPPPAAPKPTSPTAETVPAPPPSPSRVAEKNRPVTVSKVSSLSHDEVIPNDLGKHVPKKLVDSKVKQTSNRVSKRPKKLPKRNENFLWFIPRKSNRHLT